From the genome of Mixophyes fleayi isolate aMixFle1 chromosome 2, aMixFle1.hap1, whole genome shotgun sequence, one region includes:
- the TARBP2 gene encoding RISC-loading complex subunit TARBP2 isoform X2, with product MTYSKLRDKPTNPTLPFAYLLETSTALVSSLVNPSSLRGQGPSKKAAKHKAAEVALSLVKGEDMFGAICEEDSALYSVEPPAELRIKTEASPPPPFTRNLTIEMKPPLSAQQSECNPVGALQELVVQKGWRLPEYIVTQESGPAHRKEFTMTCRVERFLEIGSGTSKKLAKRNAAAKMLLQIHRVPTEHRENGEQEPEEDQFSMGTGGGKLDGSRGRGVACTWDSLRNSAGEKILHLRSHPLTILSCCFCSLLQDLAEEQSFQISYLDIEERSLSGLYQCLVELSTQPTAVCHGSATTREAARANAAHNALQYLKTMAGSK from the exons ATGACCTACTCAAAGCTGAGGGACAAGCCCACCAACCCAACTTTACCTTTCGCGTATCTGTTGGAGACATCAACTGCACTGGTCAGTTCCCTGGTTAATCCATCCAGTCTTAGAG GTCAAGGACCCAGTAAGAAGGCAGCGAAGCACAAGGCGGCAGAAGTGGCCCTTTCTCTAGTCAAGGGAGAGGATATGTTTGGAGCAATTTGTGAAGAAGACAG TGCGCTATACTCCGTGGAACCACCTGCAGAATTAAGGATTAAGACCGAGGCATCTCCACCTCCTCCGTTTACCAG AAATCTCACCATTGAAATGAAGCCCCCTCTTTCCGCACAGCAGTCAGAGTGTAATCCTGTTGGGGCGCTACAG GAGCTGGTGGTGCAGAAGGGCTGGAGGCTGCCGGAGTATATAGTAACACAGGAGTCTGGTCCGGCTCACAGGAAGGAATTCACTATGACGTGCCGGGTGGAGAGGTTTCTGGAGATCG GCAGTGGTACATCTAAGAAATTGGCAAAGAGAAACGCTGCTGCCAAGATGCTTCTCCAGATTCACAGGGTGCCCACCGAACATCGGGAAAATGGAGAGCAAGAGCCTGAGGAGGATCAGTTTTCCATG GGTACAGGAGGGGGAAAGCTGGATGGAAGCCGGGGTCGAGGTGTGGCCTGTACCTGGGATTCCCTGCGTAATTCTGCTGGAGAGAAGATTCTACATCTGAGGAGTCACCCACTTACTATCCTGAGCTGCTGTTTCTGTAGCCTCCTACAAGACCTGGCTGAGGAGCAGAGTTTTCAGATCAGCTATCTCGATATTG AAGAGCGCAGTTTGAGTGGCCTGTACCAGTGTCTTGTGGAGCTCTCCACACAGCCCACGGCTGTCTGTCACGGATCCGCCACAACAAGAGAAGCCGCACGAGCAAATGCTGCACACAACGCTCTGCAGTACCTCAAAACCATGGCTGGCAGCAAGTGA
- the TARBP2 gene encoding RISC-loading complex subunit TARBP2 isoform X1 yields MLALSPGKTPISLLQEYGTRVGKTPVYDLLKAEGQAHQPNFTFRVSVGDINCTGQGPSKKAAKHKAAEVALSLVKGEDMFGAICEEDSALYSVEPPAELRIKTEASPPPPFTRNLTIEMKPPLSAQQSECNPVGALQELVVQKGWRLPEYIVTQESGPAHRKEFTMTCRVERFLEIGSGTSKKLAKRNAAAKMLLQIHRVPTEHRENGEQEPEEDQFSMGTGGGKLDGSRGRGVACTWDSLRNSAGEKILHLRSHPLTILSCCFCSLLQDLAEEQSFQISYLDIEERSLSGLYQCLVELSTQPTAVCHGSATTREAARANAAHNALQYLKTMAGSK; encoded by the exons ATGCTGGCGTTGAGTCCCGGGAAGACCCCTATCAGCTTACTGCAAGAGTATGGGACTCGGGTAGGAAAGACCCCCGTATATGACCTACTCAAAGCTGAGGGACAAGCCCACCAACCCAACTTTACCTTTCGCGTATCTGTTGGAGACATCAACTGCACTG GTCAAGGACCCAGTAAGAAGGCAGCGAAGCACAAGGCGGCAGAAGTGGCCCTTTCTCTAGTCAAGGGAGAGGATATGTTTGGAGCAATTTGTGAAGAAGACAG TGCGCTATACTCCGTGGAACCACCTGCAGAATTAAGGATTAAGACCGAGGCATCTCCACCTCCTCCGTTTACCAG AAATCTCACCATTGAAATGAAGCCCCCTCTTTCCGCACAGCAGTCAGAGTGTAATCCTGTTGGGGCGCTACAG GAGCTGGTGGTGCAGAAGGGCTGGAGGCTGCCGGAGTATATAGTAACACAGGAGTCTGGTCCGGCTCACAGGAAGGAATTCACTATGACGTGCCGGGTGGAGAGGTTTCTGGAGATCG GCAGTGGTACATCTAAGAAATTGGCAAAGAGAAACGCTGCTGCCAAGATGCTTCTCCAGATTCACAGGGTGCCCACCGAACATCGGGAAAATGGAGAGCAAGAGCCTGAGGAGGATCAGTTTTCCATG GGTACAGGAGGGGGAAAGCTGGATGGAAGCCGGGGTCGAGGTGTGGCCTGTACCTGGGATTCCCTGCGTAATTCTGCTGGAGAGAAGATTCTACATCTGAGGAGTCACCCACTTACTATCCTGAGCTGCTGTTTCTGTAGCCTCCTACAAGACCTGGCTGAGGAGCAGAGTTTTCAGATCAGCTATCTCGATATTG AAGAGCGCAGTTTGAGTGGCCTGTACCAGTGTCTTGTGGAGCTCTCCACACAGCCCACGGCTGTCTGTCACGGATCCGCCACAACAAGAGAAGCCGCACGAGCAAATGCTGCACACAACGCTCTGCAGTACCTCAAAACCATGGCTGGCAGCAAGTGA